One stretch of Sinomonas terrae DNA includes these proteins:
- a CDS encoding enolase C-terminal domain-like protein, producing the protein MADVVITRITPRLFRAVDTPTPVPYANPLRSWLGDAPLEGSFSFREWLVVEVELSTGEIGYGNTGLAAVLGASVVEKYLAPLVVGRRAADIEQIWQLMYRSTVAFGRKGVGMAAISAVDIGIWDAWARHLNVPVYDILGGRRNDTIRVYASRLYAQGSLEDLAAEAVRYRDQGYTAVKQRFVWGPADGRQGMLRNVELMRTVREAVGPDVEIMGDVYMGWDLPYAKQMLRMLEPFDVSWIEEPLVPDDVEGYAALRGLTSIPIAGGEHEFTLAGCADLLNRRAVDVLQCDTNRVGGLTQARKIAALAESRGVPLVPHGGQQHNYHLVTSQPACPMAEHFPLDSIEVGNELPAWVFSGEPAATDGYITLAEVPGLDLKVDPRYPVEEVVLH; encoded by the coding sequence ATGGCCGATGTCGTCATCACGCGCATCACACCACGGCTGTTTCGGGCCGTAGACACGCCAACGCCTGTTCCGTACGCGAATCCTCTGCGCTCTTGGCTGGGCGACGCCCCGCTGGAAGGGTCGTTCAGCTTCCGCGAGTGGCTCGTCGTGGAGGTAGAGCTCTCCACGGGTGAAATCGGCTACGGCAACACAGGTCTTGCCGCCGTGCTCGGGGCCAGCGTGGTTGAAAAGTACCTGGCGCCCCTCGTCGTCGGACGGCGAGCTGCCGACATCGAGCAGATCTGGCAGCTCATGTACCGCTCGACCGTGGCGTTCGGCCGCAAGGGCGTCGGAATGGCGGCCATCAGTGCCGTCGACATCGGCATTTGGGACGCATGGGCGCGCCACCTGAACGTCCCTGTATACGACATCCTCGGCGGCCGACGCAACGACACCATCCGCGTCTACGCGAGTCGTCTGTATGCGCAGGGGAGCTTGGAGGACCTCGCCGCCGAGGCCGTCCGCTACCGGGACCAGGGTTACACCGCAGTCAAACAGCGCTTCGTATGGGGTCCCGCCGACGGGCGGCAGGGGATGCTGCGCAACGTCGAGCTGATGCGCACCGTCCGGGAGGCGGTCGGACCGGACGTAGAGATCATGGGCGATGTGTACATGGGCTGGGATCTGCCGTACGCGAAGCAGATGCTGCGGATGTTGGAACCGTTCGATGTCTCCTGGATCGAGGAGCCGCTGGTCCCCGACGACGTCGAGGGGTACGCAGCGCTGCGCGGCCTGACCTCGATCCCGATCGCCGGCGGCGAGCACGAGTTCACCCTAGCCGGATGCGCTGACCTGTTGAATCGGCGCGCGGTGGATGTCCTGCAATGCGACACCAACCGAGTGGGCGGACTCACTCAGGCTCGGAAGATCGCCGCTCTGGCGGAGAGCCGCGGTGTACCGCTGGTCCCTCACGGCGGCCAACAGCACAACTACCACTTGGTCACCTCGCAGCCCGCCTGTCCGATGGCCGAGCACTTCCCGCTGGATTCAATCGAGGTCGGCAACGAACTGCCGGCATGGGTGTTCTCGGGCGAGCCGGCCGCGACCGACGGCTACATCACCCTCGCTGAGGTCCCCGGACTGGATCTGAAAGTCGACCCGCGCTACCCGGTGGAGGAAGTCGTCCTCCACTGA